In the genome of Mytilus edulis chromosome 3, xbMytEdul2.2, whole genome shotgun sequence, one region contains:
- the LOC139514912 gene encoding uncharacterized protein, producing the protein MNYIFVCLIFALSILEASTQFYQDYRSQRKFMDEGFEYLRESPSFQYNSFSRYLYPRSRQTRRPSIYESYRPQRQSNSYGSGITQSRGFLDEGLEHVRERGTVGDMRSLMSNPSLLMAALFA; encoded by the exons AtgaattacatatttgtttgccTGATATTTGCATTATCTATATTGGAAGCATCAacacagttttatcaag ACTACCGATCACAAAGAAAATTCATGGACGAAGGATTTGAATATCTACGTGAATCTCCATCTTTTCAAtataacagtttttctcgataTCTATATCCACGATCGAGACAAACAAGAAGACCCAGTATATATGAATCCTATAGACCCCAGAGACAATCCAATTCCTATGGCA GTGGTATAACACAGTCCAGAGGATTTTTAGATGAAGGATTAGAACATGTGCGGGAACGTGGGACTGTTGGAGATATGCGTTCATTAATGTCAAATCCATCCCTGTTAATGG ctGCTTTGTTTGCATAG